A window from Neoarius graeffei isolate fNeoGra1 chromosome 14, fNeoGra1.pri, whole genome shotgun sequence encodes these proteins:
- the LOC132898632 gene encoding zinc finger BED domain-containing protein 5-like has translation MSNDIREQLIQFIKNSPYYALQLDESTDIAGQAQLLTYVRYVRDKLIEEDVLFCRPLQSHTTGEAIFNVLDSFIRENGLAWDRCVGLCTDGARAMTGREQGLAARVKQVAPLVKWTHCMVHREALAAKKMPSLLESVLNQSVKMINLIKSRPLNSRLFEVLCQEMGSEHEQLLLHTEVRWLSRGRVLQRLYELRDEVKRFLTQINSDLAKNLDDPLWLACLSYLVDIFDRLNGLNLSLQGRETHILLLAEKVDAFKQKLDLWCGRIRHNMDAGGHSSDLQ, from the exons atgtccaatgatatcagagagcaattaatacagtttattaaaaatagtccatactatgccttgcagttggatgagtctaccgatattgctggacaggcacagcttcttacatatgtcaggtatgtcagggataaattaattgaggaggatgtccttttttgccgccctcttcagtcacacacaactggagaggccatcttcaatgtccttgattcatttattcgcgagaatgggttggcgtgggaccgatgcgttggcttgtgcacggatggcgcacgagcaatgacgggccgtgagcaaggtctagctgctcgcgttaagcaggtagctccacttgtaaaatggacccattgcatggttcatcgcgaagcactcgctgcaaaaaaaatgccgtctctgttggaatccgtgctgaaccaatcagtaaaaatgatcaacctcatcaagtcacggccgctaaactctcgcttgtttgaggtcctctgtcaggagatggggtcagagcacgaacagctgcttctgcacactgaggttcgctggctgtccagggggcgggtgttacaacgtttgtatgagctgcgagatgaggtgaagcggtttttgacacaaatcaattcagacctggcgaaaaatctggatgaccctttgtggctggcgtgtctctcctatttggtcgatatatttgaccgcttgaatggcttgaacctgtctttgcaaggccgagaaactcacattttgcttctcgcagagaaagtggatgccttcaagcaaaaacttgacctctggtgtggccgcatcag GCACAACATGGATGCAGGAGGTCATTCCTCTGATCTGCAGTGA